A region from the Aegilops tauschii subsp. strangulata cultivar AL8/78 chromosome 5, Aet v6.0, whole genome shotgun sequence genome encodes:
- the LOC109762258 gene encoding calcium-dependent protein kinase 27 isoform X3, whose protein sequence is MGNVCVDARRSFAKNGFFSTISGSIWRNRSAAPSSSPSEPTTTSRSVPVVQPTASAPPPEVKPPTPEPTPTAPPAPIVISEPARPPPQQHIQPAEKEANTPPPPPPSEQQPSSQPAQPQPRQQSRPKKPSGHIKRISSAGLQVQSVLRRKTDNLKDKYSLGRKLGQGQFGTTYLCVDKATGLEYACKSIAKRKLITDEDVEDVRREIQIMHHLAGHPNIISIRGAYEDAVAVHVVMELCAGGELFDRIVRRGHYTERQAAELARVIVAVVESCHSLGVMHRDLKPENFLFVGNEEDAALKTIDFGLSMFFRPGEMFSDVVGSPYYVAPEVLKKSYSQDADVWSAGVIVYILLCGVPPFWAETEQGIFEQVLNGTLDFESDPWPSVSEGAKDLLRKVLVRDPKKRLTAHQVLCHPWLQMSGEAPDKPLDSAVLSRLKQFSAMNKLKKMALRVIAENLSEEEIAGLKEMFKMMDTDNSGQINYEELKAGLERVGANMKESDISQLMQAQEEIIMHMSVMHILTLWY, encoded by the exons ATGGGCAACGTCTGCGTCGACGCGCGCCGCAGCTTCGCCAAGAACGGCTTCTTCAGCACCATCTCCGGCTCCATTTGGCGCAACCGCTCCGCCGCTCCCTCGAGTAGCCCCTCCGAGCCTACCACCACCTCCCGCTCCGTCCCCGTTGTACAGCCCACCGCCTCTGCTCCTCCCCCCGAGGTCAAGCCGCCTACGCCTGAGCCAACCCCTACGGCCCCTCCAGCTCCCATCGTCATCTCCGAACCGGCGAGACCGCCCCCCCAACAGCACATTCAGCCAGCGGAGAAAGAGGCCAatacccctcctcctcctcctccgtcggAGCAGCAGCCGTCATCGCAGCCGGCTCAGCCGCAGCCGAGACAGCAGTCGCGGCCCAAGAAGCCGTCGGGGCACATCAAGCGCATCTCGAGTGCCGGGCTGCAGGTGCAGTCGGTCCTCCGGCGTAAGACCGACAACCTCAAGGACAAATACAGCCTCGGCCGGAAGCTGGGGCAGGGGCAGTTCGGCACGACGTACCTGTGCGTGGACAAGGCAACTGGTCTGGAGTACGCGTGCAAGTCCATCGCCAAGCGGAAGCTCATCACCGACGAGGACGTGGAGGACGTGCGGCGGGAGATCCAGATCAtgcaccacctcgccggccacCCGAACATTATCTCCATCCGGGGAGCCTATGAGGACGCGGTAGCGGTGCACGTTGTGATGGAGCTGTGCGCCGGCGGGGAGCTGTTCGACCGGATCGTGCGCAGGGGGCACTACACCGAGCGGCAGGCTGCCGAGCTCGCCCGTGTCATCGTGGCCGTCGTCGAGTCGTGCCACTCGCTGGGCGTAATGCACCGCGACCTCAAGCCTGAGAACTTCCTCTTCGTGGGTAATGAGGAGGACGCGGCGCTCAAGACCATCGACTTCGGCCTCTCCATGTTCTTCCGACCAG GCGAGATGTTCAGCGACGTTGTGGGGAGCCCGTACTACGTGGCGCCGGAGGTGCTCAAGAAGAGCTACAGCCAGGACGCTGATGTGTGGAGCGCCGGCGTCATCGTGTACATCCTGCTATGCGGCGTGCCTCCATTCTGGGCAG AGACAGAGCAGGGGATATTCGAGCAGGTGCTGAACGGCACGCTGGACTTCGAGTCGGACCCGTGGCCCAGCGTGTCGGAGGGCGCCAAGGACCTCCTCCGGAAGGTGCTCGTCAGGGACCCCAAGAAGCGGCTCACCGCGCACCAAGTCCTCT GCCACCCGTGGCTGCAGATGAGCGGAGAGGCACCCGACAAGCCGCTCGACTCGGCGGTTCTCTCCCGCCTGAAGCAGTTCTCGGCGATGAACAAGCTCAAGAAGATGGCATTGAGA GTGATTGCCGAGAACTTATCAGAGGAGGAGATTGCAGGGCTCAAGGAGATGTTCAAGATGATGGACACCGACAATAGCGGGCAGATCAACTACGAGGAGCTCAAGGCTGGACTGGAGAGGGTGGGCGCCAACATGAAGGAGTCGGACATATCTCAGCTCATGCAGGCT CAGgaagagatcatcatgcacatgagtgtgatgcatatacttaccttgtggtatTGA
- the LOC109762258 gene encoding calcium-dependent protein kinase 27 isoform X2: MGNVCVDARRSFAKNGFFSTISGSIWRNRSAAPSSSPSEPTTTSRSVPVVQPTASAPPPEVKPPTPEPTPTAPPAPIVISEPARPPPQQHIQPAEKEANTPPPPPPSEQQPSSQPAQPQPRQQSRPKKPSGHIKRISSAGLQVQSVLRRKTDNLKDKYSLGRKLGQGQFGTTYLCVDKATGLEYACKSIAKRKLITDEDVEDVRREIQIMHHLAGHPNIISIRGAYEDAVAVHVVMELCAGGELFDRIVRRGHYTERQAAELARVIVAVVESCHSLGVMHRDLKPENFLFVGNEEDAALKTIDFGLSMFFRPGEMFSDVVGSPYYVAPEVLKKSYSQDADVWSAGVIVYILLCGVPPFWAETEQGIFEQVLNGTLDFESDPWPSVSEGAKDLLRKVLVRDPKKRLTAHQVLCHPWLQMSGEAPDKPLDSAVLSRLKQFSAMNKLKKMALRVIAENLSEEEIAGLKEMFKMMDTDNSGQINYEELKAGLERVGANMKESDISQLMQADGRIDYNEFVAMMQKSTTGFGKKGHQYNLSVGLRDALNIKSNS, translated from the exons ATGGGCAACGTCTGCGTCGACGCGCGCCGCAGCTTCGCCAAGAACGGCTTCTTCAGCACCATCTCCGGCTCCATTTGGCGCAACCGCTCCGCCGCTCCCTCGAGTAGCCCCTCCGAGCCTACCACCACCTCCCGCTCCGTCCCCGTTGTACAGCCCACCGCCTCTGCTCCTCCCCCCGAGGTCAAGCCGCCTACGCCTGAGCCAACCCCTACGGCCCCTCCAGCTCCCATCGTCATCTCCGAACCGGCGAGACCGCCCCCCCAACAGCACATTCAGCCAGCGGAGAAAGAGGCCAatacccctcctcctcctcctccgtcggAGCAGCAGCCGTCATCGCAGCCGGCTCAGCCGCAGCCGAGACAGCAGTCGCGGCCCAAGAAGCCGTCGGGGCACATCAAGCGCATCTCGAGTGCCGGGCTGCAGGTGCAGTCGGTCCTCCGGCGTAAGACCGACAACCTCAAGGACAAATACAGCCTCGGCCGGAAGCTGGGGCAGGGGCAGTTCGGCACGACGTACCTGTGCGTGGACAAGGCAACTGGTCTGGAGTACGCGTGCAAGTCCATCGCCAAGCGGAAGCTCATCACCGACGAGGACGTGGAGGACGTGCGGCGGGAGATCCAGATCAtgcaccacctcgccggccacCCGAACATTATCTCCATCCGGGGAGCCTATGAGGACGCGGTAGCGGTGCACGTTGTGATGGAGCTGTGCGCCGGCGGGGAGCTGTTCGACCGGATCGTGCGCAGGGGGCACTACACCGAGCGGCAGGCTGCCGAGCTCGCCCGTGTCATCGTGGCCGTCGTCGAGTCGTGCCACTCGCTGGGCGTAATGCACCGCGACCTCAAGCCTGAGAACTTCCTCTTCGTGGGTAATGAGGAGGACGCGGCGCTCAAGACCATCGACTTCGGCCTCTCCATGTTCTTCCGACCAG GCGAGATGTTCAGCGACGTTGTGGGGAGCCCGTACTACGTGGCGCCGGAGGTGCTCAAGAAGAGCTACAGCCAGGACGCTGATGTGTGGAGCGCCGGCGTCATCGTGTACATCCTGCTATGCGGCGTGCCTCCATTCTGGGCAG AGACAGAGCAGGGGATATTCGAGCAGGTGCTGAACGGCACGCTGGACTTCGAGTCGGACCCGTGGCCCAGCGTGTCGGAGGGCGCCAAGGACCTCCTCCGGAAGGTGCTCGTCAGGGACCCCAAGAAGCGGCTCACCGCGCACCAAGTCCTCT GCCACCCGTGGCTGCAGATGAGCGGAGAGGCACCCGACAAGCCGCTCGACTCGGCGGTTCTCTCCCGCCTGAAGCAGTTCTCGGCGATGAACAAGCTCAAGAAGATGGCATTGAGA GTGATTGCCGAGAACTTATCAGAGGAGGAGATTGCAGGGCTCAAGGAGATGTTCAAGATGATGGACACCGACAATAGCGGGCAGATCAACTACGAGGAGCTCAAGGCTGGACTGGAGAGGGTGGGCGCCAACATGAAGGAGTCGGACATATCTCAGCTCATGCAGGCT
- the LOC109762258 gene encoding calcium-dependent protein kinase 27 isoform X4 has translation MGNVCVDARRSFAKNGFFSTISGSIWRNRSAAPSSSPSEPTTTSRSVPVVQPTASAPPPEVKPPTPEPTPTAPPAPIVISEPARPPPQQHIQPAEKEANTPPPPPPSEQQPSSQPAQPQPRQQSRPKKPSGHIKRISSAGLQVQSVLRRKTDNLKDKYSLGRKLGQGQFGTTYLCVDKATGLEYACKSIAKRKLITDEDVEDVRREIQIMHHLAGHPNIISIRGAYEDAVAVHVVMELCAGGELFDRIVRRGHYTERQAAELARVIVAVVESCHSLGVMHRDLKPENFLFVGNEEDAALKTIDFGLSMFFRPGEMFSDVVGSPYYVAPEVLKKSYSQDADVWSAGVIVYILLCGVPPFWAETEQGIFEQVLNGTLDFESDPWPSVSEGAKDLLRKVLVRDPKKRLTAHQVLCHPWLQMSGEAPDKPLDSAVLSRLKQFSAMNKLKKMALRVIAENLSEEEIAGLKEMFKMMDTDNSGQINYEELKAGLERVGANMKESDISQLMQAGHRRRRKMMPGTTG, from the exons ATGGGCAACGTCTGCGTCGACGCGCGCCGCAGCTTCGCCAAGAACGGCTTCTTCAGCACCATCTCCGGCTCCATTTGGCGCAACCGCTCCGCCGCTCCCTCGAGTAGCCCCTCCGAGCCTACCACCACCTCCCGCTCCGTCCCCGTTGTACAGCCCACCGCCTCTGCTCCTCCCCCCGAGGTCAAGCCGCCTACGCCTGAGCCAACCCCTACGGCCCCTCCAGCTCCCATCGTCATCTCCGAACCGGCGAGACCGCCCCCCCAACAGCACATTCAGCCAGCGGAGAAAGAGGCCAatacccctcctcctcctcctccgtcggAGCAGCAGCCGTCATCGCAGCCGGCTCAGCCGCAGCCGAGACAGCAGTCGCGGCCCAAGAAGCCGTCGGGGCACATCAAGCGCATCTCGAGTGCCGGGCTGCAGGTGCAGTCGGTCCTCCGGCGTAAGACCGACAACCTCAAGGACAAATACAGCCTCGGCCGGAAGCTGGGGCAGGGGCAGTTCGGCACGACGTACCTGTGCGTGGACAAGGCAACTGGTCTGGAGTACGCGTGCAAGTCCATCGCCAAGCGGAAGCTCATCACCGACGAGGACGTGGAGGACGTGCGGCGGGAGATCCAGATCAtgcaccacctcgccggccacCCGAACATTATCTCCATCCGGGGAGCCTATGAGGACGCGGTAGCGGTGCACGTTGTGATGGAGCTGTGCGCCGGCGGGGAGCTGTTCGACCGGATCGTGCGCAGGGGGCACTACACCGAGCGGCAGGCTGCCGAGCTCGCCCGTGTCATCGTGGCCGTCGTCGAGTCGTGCCACTCGCTGGGCGTAATGCACCGCGACCTCAAGCCTGAGAACTTCCTCTTCGTGGGTAATGAGGAGGACGCGGCGCTCAAGACCATCGACTTCGGCCTCTCCATGTTCTTCCGACCAG GCGAGATGTTCAGCGACGTTGTGGGGAGCCCGTACTACGTGGCGCCGGAGGTGCTCAAGAAGAGCTACAGCCAGGACGCTGATGTGTGGAGCGCCGGCGTCATCGTGTACATCCTGCTATGCGGCGTGCCTCCATTCTGGGCAG AGACAGAGCAGGGGATATTCGAGCAGGTGCTGAACGGCACGCTGGACTTCGAGTCGGACCCGTGGCCCAGCGTGTCGGAGGGCGCCAAGGACCTCCTCCGGAAGGTGCTCGTCAGGGACCCCAAGAAGCGGCTCACCGCGCACCAAGTCCTCT GCCACCCGTGGCTGCAGATGAGCGGAGAGGCACCCGACAAGCCGCTCGACTCGGCGGTTCTCTCCCGCCTGAAGCAGTTCTCGGCGATGAACAAGCTCAAGAAGATGGCATTGAGA GTGATTGCCGAGAACTTATCAGAGGAGGAGATTGCAGGGCTCAAGGAGATGTTCAAGATGATGGACACCGACAATAGCGGGCAGATCAACTACGAGGAGCTCAAGGCTGGACTGGAGAGGGTGGGCGCCAACATGAAGGAGTCGGACATATCTCAGCTCATGCAGGCT ggccaccgccgccgccggaagaTGATGCCCGGGACGACGGGCTGA